The following proteins are co-located in the Melanotaenia boesemani isolate fMelBoe1 chromosome 5, fMelBoe1.pri, whole genome shotgun sequence genome:
- the si:dkey-19b23.7 gene encoding uncharacterized protein si:dkey-19b23.7: MSSASKREREQKRKLQHFLNDLALLGSLQGFKYFQPWLRGKEELLLTVVNEDLGWRSPGFVVSRASSYSTTSSCNSSDVSPSSSSPSLASRSSSPLPGEPLGPQDYQSHTHTKTQPQTAREPSSEEHLLPASPSEREIAVPEVNCTLFLLAGYVKYGRPYAWIRSNHERLVNIGGTDSMVKDTPMKLKSITDWQTRGIRVWDVVSELVCLCTIPSPSNPFALDMRYVKSLPLPDRFLVTGAILNFLEMYVVYGNRDELHYDKVVEEVKPLRRLHVQSHLELQRLRESSRAASTSTAQDSRGNLTNL, encoded by the exons ATGAGCAGTGCCAGT aaaagagagagggagcAGAAGAGGAAGCTGCAGCACTTTCTAAATGACTTAGCTTTGCTTGGATCATTACAG GGTTTCAAATACTTCCAGCCGTGGCTAAGAGGGAAGGAGGAGTTGCTGCTGACAGTAGTCAATGAAGATCTG GGTTGGCGTTCCCCAGGCTTTGTGGTGTCCAGAGCCTCTTCGTACTCCACTACCAGCAGCTGTAACAGCAGTGATGTCTCTCCCAGCAGCAGCTCTCCCAGTCTGGCCAGTAGGAGCAGCTCCCCGCTACCTGGGGAGCCTCTGGGCCCACAGGATTACCAGTCTCACACACATACCAAGACGCAGCCACAGACAGCCAG GGAGCCCAGTAGTGAAGAGCACCTTCTCCCAGCATCTCCCAGTGAAAGAGAGATAGCAGTACCA GAGGTAAACTGCACTCTGTTTTTATTGGCTGGTTACGTCAAATATGGACGCCCCTATGCCTGGATACGCTCCAATCACGAGCGCCTGGTCAACATTGGTGGTACTGATTCGATGGTCAAGGACACACCCATGAAACTTAAATCCATCACAGATTGGCAGACAAGAG GCATCCGTGTGTGGGATGTTGTAAGTGAGCTGGTGTGCCTGTGCACCATTCCCTCTCCTTCTAACCCATTTGCCCTGGACATGCGTTACGTCAAAAGTCTTCCCCTGCCAGACCGCTTCCTAGTCACAGGAGCTATTCTGAATTTCCTGGAGATGTATGTGGTTTATGGGAACCGCGACGAGCTGCACTATgacaaag TGGTAGAGGAGGTAAAGCCTCTGAGGCGTCTTCATGTTCAGTCCCATCTGGAGTTACAGAGACTAAGAGAGAGCTCCAGGGCAGCCAGCACCTCCACAGCGCAGGACTCAAGAGGAAACCTcacaaatttgtaa
- the si:dkey-19b23.8 gene encoding uncharacterized protein si:dkey-19b23.8, with protein sequence MKLWADKSIGCNFATFTEERWEIWQSSEEDQLKTGSYTSVKISSRSSLRRTMSLSSFHLMQTLKNSPAAFRRRFRRDRTESLSHGDPLFKVHYLGTEKIFSLDREQAQDAITRMLEGIANGKKLSKDHALVVRPRYVEVKELSTGRQLTKTYLQDIAYCAADVNRPNVFLYICKHHGQQLQCRVFWCSRAERARDMTACLARSFQRALSDWQQDGSAMLVPGEVKGKLIDESNSSSKTKSSTLPASLEKVRWKRRGSASRSPLRAITRRGSASDRWN encoded by the exons ATGAAACTATGGGCAG ATAAAAGCATTGGATGCAATTTCGCTACATTTACAGAAGAAAGGTGGGAGATTTGGCAAAGCTCTGAAGAGGACCAGCTCAAAACGGGCAGTTACACCTCAGTGAAAATTTCCTCCAGAAGCAGCCTGAGACGGACCATGTCTCTCAGTAGTTTCCACCTCATGCAGACCCTTAAGAACTCTCCTGCTGCCTTTCGACGTCGTTTCCGCCGTGACCGGACAGAGTCTCTCTCCCATGGTGATCCTTTGTTTAAAGTCCACTACTTGGGCACAGAGAAAATCTTCTCTCTGGATCGAGAGCAGGCCCAGGACGCTATTACACGCATGCTAGAAGGCATTGCAAATGGGAAAAAACTGAGCAAAGATCACGCCCTGGTGGTGCGCCCAAGATACGTCGAGGTCAAGGAGCTGAGCACGGGACGGCAGCTCACGAAGACGTACCTGCAGGATATTGCATACTGTGCTGCAGATGTCAACCGGCCTAACGTCTTCTTATACATCTGCAAACATCACGGGCAACAGCTGCAGTGTCGGGTGTTCTGGTGCAGTCGGGCAGAGCGGGCACGAGACATGACTGCTTGTCTGGCACGTTCCTTCCAGCGGGCGCTGAGTGACTGGCAACAGGACGGCTCGGCCATGCTGGTGCCAGGAGAGGTGAAAGGGAAACTCATTGATGAGTCGAACTCTTCTTCCAAAACAAAGAGCTCCACACTCCCTGCCAGTTTGGAAAAAG TTCGCTGGAAGAGAAGGGGCTCTGCATCTCGAAGCCCTCTGAGAGCCATCACCAGACGAGGATCTGCCTCAGACAGATGGAACTGA